One stretch of Synergistaceae bacterium DNA includes these proteins:
- a CDS encoding CPBP family intramembrane metalloprotease, with product MIAMIVFAFFLYFPYAWCRLRGESPSRYGLLWSLSSDAARDVLLVSVVVLVPLTFVSTVFFPRYMHPQGMVFVLKGVLSGLAAAVAEETFFRGWLQTLLSERMPALKSILLASALFGLAHVFRGPVAMLAFFPGILMGVLRHRHSSVLPAILFHWFGNIWSIWFYPQF from the coding sequence ATGATTGCCATGATCGTCTTCGCATTTTTTCTATATTTTCCCTACGCGTGGTGTCGGCTGAGGGGCGAATCGCCGTCACGCTACGGTCTGCTTTGGAGTCTGTCCAGCGACGCGGCGCGGGATGTCCTCCTCGTCTCGGTTGTCGTCCTGGTGCCGCTGACTTTTGTCTCCACAGTCTTCTTCCCCCGTTACATGCACCCGCAGGGGATGGTGTTTGTCCTCAAGGGGGTTCTGTCGGGGCTCGCGGCGGCTGTGGCCGAGGAGACTTTTTTCAGGGGATGGCTGCAGACCCTTCTGTCGGAGAGAATGCCCGCGTTGAAGAGCATTCTGCTGGCCTCGGCCCTGTTCGGCCTGGCGCACGTCTTCAGGGGCCCGGTGGCGATGCTAGCCTTTTTTCCCGGCATCCTCATGGGAGTACTGCGCCACAGGCACAGCTCGGTCCTGCCGGCAATACTTTTTCACTGGTTCGGTAATATTTGGTCCATCTGGTTCTACCCGCAGTTTTAA
- the galU gene encoding UTP--glucose-1-phosphate uridylyltransferase GalU: MPSCITKCLFPVAGMGTRFLPATKEIAKEMLPLVDRPIIEYGVDEALEAGCREMVMITGRSKKAIEDHFDRSFELEELLKSRNRDDLYHEVISLSNMADFIYMRQHRPLGLGHAVLCGEPVCRSEHFGVILPDDVMVASPSVLAQLIAVHEERGGSVIALEEVSWEDTSRYGVVEAEEVGDGVFSVRNMVEKPGPENAPSRLAIMGRYVLSPSIFPVLSNLGTGAGGEIQLTDGIKGLIGTEPVWGVVYKGRRFDCGTQQGWLHANVCMAMDHPELREVVERAVADCE; the protein is encoded by the coding sequence ATGCCCTCTTGCATTACAAAATGCCTTTTCCCCGTGGCCGGGATGGGAACCAGGTTCCTTCCGGCGACGAAGGAGATCGCTAAGGAGATGCTCCCTCTCGTCGACCGTCCAATAATCGAATACGGGGTCGACGAGGCTCTAGAGGCGGGCTGCCGGGAGATGGTGATGATAACGGGCCGGTCGAAAAAGGCGATCGAGGACCACTTCGACCGCTCCTTCGAGCTGGAGGAGCTTCTGAAATCCCGAAACAGGGACGATCTCTACCATGAAGTCATCTCCCTATCGAACATGGCGGACTTCATCTACATGCGCCAGCATCGCCCGCTCGGCCTTGGGCACGCGGTGCTGTGCGGCGAGCCGGTCTGTCGCTCCGAGCACTTCGGCGTCATTCTTCCCGACGACGTGATGGTCGCCTCACCGTCCGTGCTGGCACAGCTTATAGCCGTCCACGAGGAGAGAGGCGGCTCCGTGATCGCACTGGAGGAGGTATCTTGGGAGGACACATCCAGGTACGGCGTGGTCGAGGCCGAGGAGGTCGGGGACGGCGTCTTCTCGGTGAGGAACATGGTGGAGAAGCCGGGGCCCGAGAATGCCCCCAGCAGGCTTGCGATCATGGGGCGATACGTACTCTCCCCGTCTATCTTTCCCGTCCTCTCAAACCTCGGGACGGGCGCAGGAGGGGAGATACAGCTCACTGACGGCATCAAGGGCCTCATAGGCACCGAGCCCGTGTGGGGAGTTGTTTACAAGGGAAGACGTTTTGACTGCGGCACACAACAGGGATGGCTGCACGCCAACGTCTGCATGGCGATGGATCACCCCGAGCTGAGAGAGGTCGTTGAAAGGGCGGTGGCTGATTGCGAATGA
- the glmM gene encoding phosphoglucosamine mutase: MKTEKCNNRCLFGTDGVRDVANRGAMTPEMALRLGRSYILYLTERGYPRPKIAIGRDTRRSGRMLESALSAGMMSAGAEIYLLGVIPTPGVSFAVQRMSLSGGAVISASHNPAEYNGIKFLDSRGRKLTDEAEEAIEEYMGDNLTDEWRPTGASIGDIRTAPHLVDEYAERIASYWGDESFFPPCGVVDCAHGAAIDAASKVFGRLGKNWCMIGNQPNGLNINEGVGVMNMTNLAYSVREGGFPIGIAYDGDADRALLVDGNGKVLDGDIILWVLARWLSREERLGSGVVATVMSNLALEEHLERDGIKVFRCPVGDRYVMDTMNSEGAFLGGEQSGHIILSPLVNTGDGLCTGLLFMKACHELGEDINSLAERFSPYPQLLRNVEVSPEMRFCKDFIAAITEEAEALLQGKGRVFIRPSGTEPLLRILVEARDGSAMESVSSRLVNAVLSHCKTV; the protein is encoded by the coding sequence ATGAAGACCGAGAAATGTAACAATCGCTGCCTGTTTGGGACCGACGGTGTCCGTGATGTCGCCAACAGAGGCGCCATGACGCCGGAAATGGCCCTGCGGCTGGGACGGTCGTACATTCTATATCTGACCGAAAGAGGATATCCGCGCCCGAAGATCGCAATCGGAAGGGACACCAGGCGATCCGGCCGCATGTTGGAATCGGCCCTTTCCGCGGGCATGATGTCCGCCGGGGCCGAGATCTACCTGTTGGGCGTCATCCCGACGCCCGGTGTTAGCTTTGCCGTTCAAAGGATGTCGCTCAGCGGGGGCGCTGTCATCAGCGCATCGCACAACCCGGCCGAGTACAACGGAATAAAATTTCTGGACTCGCGCGGAAGAAAACTTACCGACGAGGCGGAGGAGGCGATAGAGGAGTATATGGGCGACAACCTGACCGACGAATGGAGGCCGACCGGTGCCTCCATCGGCGACATAAGGACCGCCCCGCACCTCGTGGACGAATATGCCGAGAGAATAGCGTCCTACTGGGGTGACGAATCCTTCTTCCCTCCTTGCGGCGTGGTGGACTGCGCGCACGGTGCCGCGATCGACGCGGCCTCCAAGGTCTTCGGCAGGCTGGGAAAGAACTGGTGCATGATCGGCAATCAGCCGAACGGCCTGAACATCAACGAGGGAGTCGGGGTCATGAACATGACCAACCTGGCCTATTCGGTCAGGGAGGGCGGCTTCCCCATAGGCATAGCCTATGATGGGGACGCGGACCGGGCTCTTCTGGTCGACGGCAACGGCAAGGTGCTGGACGGCGACATAATCCTATGGGTCCTCGCCCGCTGGCTATCCCGCGAGGAGCGGCTCGGCAGCGGCGTCGTGGCCACAGTGATGAGCAACCTGGCCCTCGAGGAGCACCTGGAGCGCGACGGCATAAAAGTCTTCAGGTGTCCCGTCGGAGATCGCTACGTGATGGACACGATGAACAGCGAGGGCGCCTTCCTCGGAGGAGAGCAATCGGGCCATATCATCCTGTCTCCCCTGGTGAACACGGGAGACGGCCTGTGCACCGGGCTTCTCTTCATGAAAGCGTGCCACGAGCTGGGCGAGGATATAAACAGCCTTGCAGAGCGTTTTTCACCCTATCCGCAGCTTCTGCGGAACGTCGAAGTGTCCCCCGAGATGAGATTCTGCAAGGACTTCATCGCGGCGATCACAGAAGAAGCGGAGGCCCTTCTGCAGGGGAAGGGGCGCGTCTTCATCCGCCCTTCGGGTACTGAGCCGTTGCTCCGCATCCTGGTAGAGGCGAGGGACGGAAGCGCTATGGAGTCCGTATCCTCGAGACTTGTGAACGCCGTGCTATCACACTGCAAGACAGTATGA
- a CDS encoding TIGR00159 family protein, giving the protein MLDSLRWQDFLDIIVIAVIFHRLLLLIVGTRAIQLIKGLLTLGVVAAAARILDLRTLSWFLGQTLGVLLIAVPIVFQPELRKALEEIGRGGGLWRRRKAVEKAEALSQEVSRAIGYLKGQKIGAIVVLERNTGLKDFWRTAIKMDSEISQELLITLFWDGTPLHDGAVIINRERIIAASCYLPLTENPDLSRWIGTRHRAAIGVTEVSDAIALVVSEERGEISLAVNGRLSRNLKETQVHKLLNHYFSGEDSERKPFSERLQEDIKALWS; this is encoded by the coding sequence ATGCTCGATTCTTTGAGATGGCAGGATTTTTTGGATATCATAGTCATCGCCGTCATATTCCACAGGCTGCTGCTGCTTATAGTCGGCACCCGGGCCATACAGCTGATCAAGGGACTGCTGACGTTGGGGGTGGTGGCCGCGGCAGCGAGAATACTGGACCTAAGAACTCTCTCGTGGTTCCTCGGCCAGACGCTCGGCGTGCTGCTCATCGCCGTTCCCATAGTCTTCCAGCCGGAGCTGCGCAAGGCTCTGGAGGAGATAGGACGGGGTGGCGGACTCTGGAGAAGGCGAAAGGCGGTGGAGAAGGCCGAGGCCTTGAGCCAGGAGGTCTCAAGGGCCATCGGCTACCTGAAGGGGCAAAAGATAGGAGCCATCGTAGTCCTCGAGCGCAACACCGGCCTCAAGGACTTCTGGAGGACTGCGATAAAAATGGACTCCGAAATTTCCCAGGAGCTGCTGATAACCCTCTTCTGGGATGGTACGCCTCTGCACGACGGAGCGGTTATAATCAACAGGGAGAGGATCATCGCCGCGAGCTGCTACCTGCCCCTGACCGAGAACCCCGACCTCTCCAGGTGGATCGGAACCAGGCACCGAGCCGCTATCGGAGTTACGGAGGTATCGGATGCCATCGCCCTCGTCGTCTCGGAGGAACGGGGCGAAATCTCGCTCGCCGTCAACGGTCGCCTCTCCAGGAACCTGAAGGAGACCCAGGTTCACAAACTATTGAACCACTATTTTTCAGGCGAGGACAGCGAACGGAAGCCCTTTTCAGAGCGCCTCCAGGAGGACATAAAGGCGCTTTGGTCGTGA
- a CDS encoding alanine/ornithine racemase family PLP-dependent enzyme, whose translation MIYQNAARVVDRCAAAGISVTGVTKGVSGREMIVRAMAEAGCAEIGDSRMSDLEFIRTLDLGIPLLLLRIPMPSELPRVVKTADRTLVSMPETVSLIDKECSIADCTHEVIVMIDLGDLREGIWMENVEEMVDHLKRTERVRCAGVGSNFGCFGGALPAPEKLELLASLGTKLESSLGYPLEVCSGGSTSSLKLVEQGAVPKGINNLRVGEGILLGVDVTGDRAVPWLNQHTMRLEAEVIEVYRKPSVPVGPLGLNAFGKEPVFDDRGERLRAILAVGRQDVLIDGLEPEASGARILGGSSDHMIVDVEDVHPRVKLGDVMHFFPDYGAMLALSTSPFVLFDVV comes from the coding sequence ATGATATATCAGAACGCCGCCCGGGTCGTTGACCGGTGCGCCGCCGCGGGAATATCCGTCACCGGCGTCACGAAGGGGGTAAGCGGCAGGGAGATGATAGTCCGCGCCATGGCCGAGGCAGGTTGCGCGGAGATAGGCGACAGTAGGATGTCCGACCTCGAGTTCATCCGCACCCTCGACCTTGGAATCCCGCTCCTCCTGCTGAGGATACCGATGCCGAGCGAGCTTCCAAGAGTCGTGAAAACGGCCGACCGGACGCTGGTATCCATGCCCGAGACCGTCTCCCTCATCGACAAAGAGTGCTCCATCGCCGACTGCACGCACGAAGTGATTGTCATGATCGACCTCGGAGACCTGCGGGAAGGTATCTGGATGGAGAACGTCGAGGAAATGGTGGACCATCTGAAGCGGACGGAACGGGTCCGGTGCGCCGGCGTAGGCTCGAACTTCGGCTGTTTCGGCGGCGCCCTTCCCGCTCCGGAGAAGCTGGAGCTGCTTGCATCCCTCGGCACCAAGCTTGAAAGCTCGCTAGGGTATCCGTTGGAGGTCTGTTCGGGCGGCTCAACCTCGTCGCTCAAGCTGGTCGAACAGGGTGCCGTGCCGAAAGGCATAAACAACCTTCGAGTCGGCGAGGGGATACTCCTCGGAGTGGACGTGACGGGGGACAGGGCCGTCCCGTGGCTTAATCAGCATACGATGAGGCTTGAAGCGGAGGTAATAGAGGTCTACAGAAAGCCCTCCGTGCCGGTCGGACCCTTGGGGCTGAACGCATTCGGCAAAGAGCCTGTCTTCGACGACAGGGGCGAGAGACTCAGGGCGATACTGGCCGTCGGACGACAGGATGTGCTCATAGACGGGCTTGAGCCGGAGGCGAGCGGGGCCAGGATACTCGGAGGATCGAGCGACCACATGATAGTGGACGTCGAGGACGTTCATCCCCGGGTGAAACTTGGCGACGTCATGCATTTCTTCCCGGACTACGGTGCCATGCTGGCCCTTTCCACGTCGCCTTTTGTCCTCTTCGACGTGGTATAG